A DNA window from Loxodonta africana isolate mLoxAfr1 chromosome 7, mLoxAfr1.hap2, whole genome shotgun sequence contains the following coding sequences:
- the TMEM151A gene encoding transmembrane protein 151A has protein sequence MGPPGAAAHGPDSPSSSSSRANSGPWEQGLAQGFSGAGRARRARRCWRRRRCRGGGVSGGRGRAPRPPTPPPPPPLSGSAGRTPSRPPSRADERGRAAALRTPYHAPGPGGGRRRSQNTMPEGGNGGEVPVLIPDGEPLREEVPARAEGPEPSRAGGRAGGEPRGGLLRGVPAPLRPMTSWGSPVSCQGSRDLGARVGTGRGLKAAITLRAPGSGSPARPLRSRGAGRHLHCSSGNKERGHLEQRPLKQSLGSSLCRESHWKCLLLTLLIHACGAVVAWCRLATVPRLVLGPEAALARGAGGPPPTYPASPCSDGYLYIPLAFVSLLYLLYLAECWHCHVRSCQAPRTDANTVLALIHRLQQAPPCVWWKATSYHYVRRTRQITRYRNGDAYTTTQVYHERADSRTARGEFDYSAHGVRDISKELVGLAEHAATRLRFTKCFSFGSAEAEASYLTQRARFFSANEGLDDYLEAREGMHLKDVDFRDSLMVFADPRSPPWYARAWVFWLVSAATLSWPLRVVAAYGTAHVHYQVEKLFGASSPPPGAVPSGPPLSRVATVDFTELEWHICSNRQLVPSYSEAVVMGAGSGAYLRGCQRCRRSVSSNSLPPARPSGPRLPFSRSRLSLGAGGRATPGVFRSLSGGPLGRRGEDTEPLESPPCYEDALYFPVLIVHGDSGCQGDGQGAL, from the exons ATGGGTCCCCCAGGGGCGGCCGCCCACGGTCCAGATTCACCCTCCTCATCTTCCAGCCGGGCAAACTCAGGCCCCTGGGAGCAAGGACTCGCCCAAG GCTTCTCGGGGGCGGGGCGCGCCCGCCGTGCCAGGCGCTGCTGGCGGCGCCGCCGGTGCCGCGGGGGCGGGGTCAGCGGAGGGCGGGGCCGAGCCCCTCGGccgccaacgccgccgccgccgccgccgctctcGGGCTCGGCTGGGCGCACTCCCTCCCGGCCGCCGAGCCGAGCGGACGAGCGGGGCCGCGCTGCAGCCCTCCGCACCCCCTATCATGCCCCGGGCCCGGGCGGCGGCCGCCGACGCAGCCAGAACACCATGCCCGAGGGCGGGAACGGCGGGGAGGTGCCCGTGCTCATCCCGGACGGCGAGCCGCTGCGCGAGGAGGTACCGGCGCGGGCAGAGGGGCCGGAGCCGAGTCGGGCCGGGGGGAGGGCGGGCGGCGAGCCCCGGGGAGGGCTGCTGAGGGGAGTCCCAGCGCCCCTACGGCCAATGACGTCATGGGGCAGCCCTGTGTCCTGCCAGGGGTCCCGGGACCTAGGGGCCCGCGTGGGGACAGGG CGCGGCCTGAAGGCTGCCATCACCCTCAGGGCCCCGGGGTCAGGGTCCCCAGCCCGGCCCCTCCGCTCACGAGGTGCCGGGCGGCACCTGCATTGCAGCAGCGGCAACAAggagagggg GCACCTGGAG CAGCGGCCCCTGAAACAGTCTCTGGGAAGCTCACTGTGTCGCGAGTCGCACTGGAAGTGCCTGCTGCTCACGCTGCTCATCCACGCCTGCGGCGCTGTGGTGGCCTGGTGCCGCCTGGCCACAGTGCCACGGCTGGTTCTGGGCCCCGAGGCAGCCCTGGCCCGTGGGGCCGGGGGTCCGCCACCTACCTACCCAGCCAGCCCCTGCTCTGATGGCTACCTGTACATCCCACTGGCCTTCGTCTCCCTCCTCTACCTCCTCTACCTGGCTGAGTGCTGGCACTGTCATGTGCGGTCCTGCCAGGCACCCCGCACGGATGCCAACACCGTGCTTGCCTTGATCCATCGGCTGCAGCAGGCCCCACCTTGCGTCTGGTGGAAAGCCACCAGCTACCATTATGTGCGGCGCACACGCCAGATCACCCGCTACCGGAACGGTGATGCCTACACCACCACACAGGTCTACCATGAGCGGGCCGACAGCCGCACAGCGCGGGGTGAGTTCGACTACTCGGCCCACGGGGTCCGAGACATCTCCAAGGAGCTCGTGGGCCTGGCCGAGCACGCAGCCACGCGTCTGCGCTTCACCAAGTGCTTCAGCTTCGGCAGCGCCGAGGCCGAGGCTTCATACCTCACGCAGAGGGCCCGCTTCTTCAGCGCCAATGAGGGCCTGGACGACTACCTGGAGGCCCGTGAGGGCATGCACCTGAAGGACGtggacttccgtgattccctcaTGGTCTTCGCCGACCCCCGCAGCCCGCCCTGGTATGCCCGCGCCTGGGTCTTCTGGTTGGTGTCGGCCGCCACGCTCTCCTGGCCCCTGCGGGTCGTGGCGGCCTACGGCACGGCCCACGTGCACTACCAGGTAGAGAAGCTCTTTGGCGCCAGCTCCCCCCCTCCCGGGGCTGTGCCCAGTGGGCCCCCACTCTCCCGTGTGGCCACAGTGGACTTTACCGAGCTCGAGTGGCACATCTGCTCCAATCGCcagctggtgcccagctactcCGAGGCCGTGGTCATGGGCGCTGGGTCAGGCGCCTACCTCCGCGGCTGCCAGCGGTGTCGCCGCTCTGTCAGCAGCAACTCGCTGCCCCCGGCCCGACCTAGCGGGCCCCGCCTGCCCTTCAGCCGCAGCCGCCTCTCACTGGGAGCTGGGGGTCGGGCCACACCAGGGGTCTTTCGCAGTCTAAGTGGGGGACCGCTGGGGCGCCGTGGAGAGGACACGGAGCCCCTGGAAAGCCCGCCATGctacgaggatgccctttatttcccggTGCTCATCGTCCATGGTGACAGTGGCTGCCAGGGGGACGGGCAGGGGGCGCTCTGA
- the YIF1A gene encoding protein YIF1A isoform X1 — MAYHSGYGAHGSKHRARTAPDSPPLFDDTSGGYSGQPGGYPASGAEVAFNVNHLLGDPMANMAMAYGSSIASHGKDMVHKELHRFVSVDKLKYFFAVDTAYVAKKLGLLVFPYTHQNWEVRYSRDVPLPPRQDLNAPDLYIPTMAFITYVLLAGMALGIQKRFSPEVLGLCASTALVWVVMEVLALLLGLYLATVRSDLSTFHLLAYSGYKYVGFLATAHLQDDPECAHRAAVWQRWLLRGPGLDLLCTHVLHRALLADSSPKPRQHGGPGTPAAPPALLDTGGGGLPAPHHILADLPPGPVTLFPLWHCFFHTLKI, encoded by the exons ATGGCGTATCATTCGGGCTACGGAGCCCACG GCTCCAAGCACAGGGCCCGGACAGCTCCGGATTCTCCTCCCCTCTTCGATGACACAAGCGGTGGTTACTCCGGCCAGCCAGGGGGATACCCAGCCTCAGGAGCTGAGGTGGCCTTCAATGTCAACCACCTGCTGGGGGACCCAATGGCCAACATGGCTATGGCCTATGGCAGCTCCATCGCATCCCATGGGAAGGACATGGTGCACAAGGAG CTGCACCGTTTTGTGTCTGTGGACAAACTCAAGTATTTTTTCGCTGTGGACACAGCTTATGTGGCCAAGAAGCTAGGGCTACTGGTCTTCCCCTACACACACCAG AACTGGGAAGTCCGGTACAGCCGTGATGTGCCTCTGCCCCCGCGGCAAGACCTCAACGCCCCCGACCTCTATATCCCCA CAATGGCTTTCATCACCTACGTGCTGCTGGCTGGGATGGCACTGGGCATTCAGAAAAG GTTCTCCCCGGAGGTTCTGGGCCTGTGTGCCAGCACGGCACTGGTATGGGTCGTGATGGAAGTGCTGGCCCTGCTCCTGGGTCTCTACCTGGCCACTGTGCGCAGTGACCTGAGCACCTTCCACCTGCTGGCCTACAGTGGCTACAAATATGTGGG TTTTCTCGCCACCGCCCACCTGCAGGATGATCCTGAGTGTGCTCACAGGGCTGCTGTTTGGCAGCGATGGCTACTACGTGGCCCTGGCCTGGACCTCCTCTGCACTCATGTACTTCATC GTGCGCTCCTTGCGGACAGCAGCCCTAAGCCCCGACAGCATGGGGGGCCCGGCACCCCGGCAGCGCCTCCAGCTCTACTTGACACTGGGGGCGGCGGCCTTCCAGCCCCTCATCATATACTGGCTGACCTTCCACCTGGTCCGGTGACCCTGTTCCCCCTCTGGCACTGCTTTTTCCATACATTGAagatttga
- the YIF1A gene encoding protein YIF1A isoform X2: MAYHSGYGAHGSKHRARTAPDSPPLFDDTSGGYSGQPGGYPASGAEVAFNVNHLLGDPMANMAMAYGSSIASHGKDMVHKELHRFVSVDKLKYFFAVDTAYVAKKLGLLVFPYTHQNWEVRYSRDVPLPPRQDLNAPDLYIPTMAFITYVLLAGMALGIQKRFSPEVLGLCASTALVWVVMEVLALLLGLYLATVRSDLSTFHLLAYSGYKYVGMILSVLTGLLFGSDGYYVALAWTSSALMYFIVRSLRTAALSPDSMGGPAPRQRLQLYLTLGAAAFQPLIIYWLTFHLVR, encoded by the exons ATGGCGTATCATTCGGGCTACGGAGCCCACG GCTCCAAGCACAGGGCCCGGACAGCTCCGGATTCTCCTCCCCTCTTCGATGACACAAGCGGTGGTTACTCCGGCCAGCCAGGGGGATACCCAGCCTCAGGAGCTGAGGTGGCCTTCAATGTCAACCACCTGCTGGGGGACCCAATGGCCAACATGGCTATGGCCTATGGCAGCTCCATCGCATCCCATGGGAAGGACATGGTGCACAAGGAG CTGCACCGTTTTGTGTCTGTGGACAAACTCAAGTATTTTTTCGCTGTGGACACAGCTTATGTGGCCAAGAAGCTAGGGCTACTGGTCTTCCCCTACACACACCAG AACTGGGAAGTCCGGTACAGCCGTGATGTGCCTCTGCCCCCGCGGCAAGACCTCAACGCCCCCGACCTCTATATCCCCA CAATGGCTTTCATCACCTACGTGCTGCTGGCTGGGATGGCACTGGGCATTCAGAAAAG GTTCTCCCCGGAGGTTCTGGGCCTGTGTGCCAGCACGGCACTGGTATGGGTCGTGATGGAAGTGCTGGCCCTGCTCCTGGGTCTCTACCTGGCCACTGTGCGCAGTGACCTGAGCACCTTCCACCTGCTGGCCTACAGTGGCTACAAATATGTGGG GATGATCCTGAGTGTGCTCACAGGGCTGCTGTTTGGCAGCGATGGCTACTACGTGGCCCTGGCCTGGACCTCCTCTGCACTCATGTACTTCATC GTGCGCTCCTTGCGGACAGCAGCCCTAAGCCCCGACAGCATGGGGGGCCCGGCACCCCGGCAGCGCCTCCAGCTCTACTTGACACTGGGGGCGGCGGCCTTCCAGCCCCTCATCATATACTGGCTGACCTTCCACCTGGTCCGGTGA
- the RAB1B gene encoding ras-related protein Rab-1B yields the protein MNPEYDYLFKLLLIGDSGVGKSCLLLRFADDTYTESYISTIGVDFKIRTIELDGKTIKLQIWDTAGQERFRTITSSYYRGAHGIIVVYDVTDQESYANVKQWLQEIDRYASENVNKLLVGNKSDLTTKKVVDNTTAKEFADSLGIPFLETSAKNATNVEQAFMTMAAEIKKRMGPGAASGGERPNLKIDSTPVKPAGGGCC from the exons ATGAACCCCGAATA TGACTACCTGTTTAAGCTGCTTTTGATTGGTGACTCGGGCGTGGGCAAGTCCTGCCTGCTCCTGCGGTTTGCT GATGACACATACACAGAGAGCTACATCAGCACCATTGGGGTGGACTTCAAGATCCGAACTATTGAGCTGGATGGCAAAACCATCAAACTTCAGATC TGGGACACAGCCGGTCAGGAACGGTTCCGGACCATCACCTCCAGCTACTATCGGGGAGCCCATGGCATCATCGTGGTGTACGACGTCACCGACCAG GAATCCTATGCCAACGTGAAGCAGTGGCTGCAGGAGATCGACCGCTATGCCAGCGAGAACGTCAACAAGCTCCTGGTAGGCAATAAGAGCGACCTCACCACCAAGAAGGTGGTGGACAACACCACAGCCAAG GAGTTTGCAGACTCTCTGGGCATCCCCTTCCTGGAGACTAGTGCCAAGAACGCCACCAATGTCGAGCAGGCGTTCATGACCATGGCTGCTGAGATCAAAAAGCGGATGGGGCCTGGGGCAGCCTCAGGGGGTGAGCGGCCCAACCTCAAGATTGACAGCACCCCTGTGAAGCCAGCTGGTGGTGGCTGTTGCTAG
- the KLC2 gene encoding kinesin light chain 2 isoform X1 — MATATMVLPREEKLSQDEIVLGTKAVIQGLETLRGEHRALLAPLVAHEAGETEPGSQERCVLLRRSLEAIELGLGEAQVILALSSHLGAVESEKQKLRAQVRRLVQENQWLREELAGTQQKLQRSEQAVAQLEEEKQHLQFMSQIRKLDEDTSPSVSREEKGDVPKDSLDDLFPNEDEQGPAPSPGGGDVAAQHGGYEIPARLRTLHNLVIQYASQGRYEVAVPLCKQALEDLEKTSGHDHPDVATMLNILALVYRDQNKYKEAAHLLNDALAIREKTLGKDHPAVAATLNNLAVLYGKRGKYKEAEPLCKRALEIREKVLGKFHPDVAKQLSNLALLCQNQGKAEEVEYYYRRALEIYATRLGPDDPNVAKTKNNLASCYLKQGKYQDAETLYKEILTRAHEKEFGSVNGDNKPIWMHAEEREESKDKHRDSTPYGEYGSWYKACKVDSPTVNTTLRSLGALYRRQGKLEAAHTLEDCASRSRKQVGLYVWGHSRDLCGPLCDPHRPDAPTLPQGLDPASQTKVVELLKDGSGGRRDRRSSRDVAGGARPRAESDLEDPGPPAEWSGDGSGSLRRSGSFGKLRDALRRSSEMLVKKLQGGGPQEPPNPRMKRASSLNFLNKSAEEPVQPGGMGLSDSRTLSSSSMDLSRRSSLVG; from the exons ATGGCCACGGCCACGATGGTGCTTCCACGGGAGGAGAAGCTGAGCCAGGACGAGATTGTGCTGGGCACCAAGGCCGTTATCCAGGGGCTGGAGACTCTGCGCGGGGAGCATCGTGCCCTGCTCGCCCCCCTAGTCGCGCACGAGGCCGGTGAGACCGAGCCGGGCTCTCAGGAGCGCTGTGTCCTCCTGCGTCGCTCTCTGGAAGCCATagagctggggctgggggaggcCCAG GTGATCCTGGCACTGTCAAGCCACCTGGGGGCTGTAGAGTCGGAGAAGCAGAAACTGCGGGCTCAGGTGCGGCGCCTGGTGCAGGAGAACCAATGGCTGCGCGAGGAGCTGGCGGGGACGCAGCAGAAGCTGCAGCGCAGCGAGCAGGCTGTGGCCCAGCTTGAGGAGGAGAAGCAGCACCTGCAGTTCATGAGCCAAATCCGCAAGTTGGATGAGGACACCTCCCCCAGCGTGAGCCGG gaggagaagggggaTGTCCCCAAAGACTCTCTGGATGACCTGTTTCCCAATGAGGACGAGCAGGGCCCAG CCCCCAGCCCTGGCGGAGGGGATGTGGCCGCCCAGCATGGAGGCTATGAAATCCCGGCCCGGCTCCGCACCCTGCACAACCTGGTGATCCAGTACGCGTCGCAGGGCCGCTATGAGGTGGCCGTGCCACTCTGTAAGCAGGCACTCGAGGACCTAGAAAAGACGTCGGGCCATGACCACCCCGATGTGGCCACCATGCTGAACATCCTGGCACTGGTGTATCG GGATCAGAACAAGTACAAAGAGGCCGCCCATCTGCTCAACGACGCCCTGGCCATCCGAGAGAAGACGCTAGGCAAGGACCACCCAGCT GTGGCCGCAACACTGAACAACCTGGCAGTTCTGTATGGCAAGCGGGGCAAGTACAAGGAGGCAGAGCCACTGTGCAAGCGGGCACTGGAGATCCGGGAGAAG GTCCTGGGCAAGTTCCACCCCGATGTGGCCAAGCAGCTGAGCAACCTGGCTCTGCTGTGCCAGAACCAGGGCAAAGCCGAGGAAGTGGAGTACTACTACCGGCGGGCCCTAGAGATCTACGCCACCCGCCTTGGGCCCGACGACCCTAATGTGGCCAAGACCAAGAACAACCTG GCCTCCTGCTACCTAAAACAGGGCAAGTATCAGGACGCCGAGACCCTGTACAAGGAGATCCTCACACGCGCTCACGAGAAGGAGTTTGGCTCTGTCAATG GGGACAACAAGCCCATCTGGATGCATGCAGAGGAACGGGAGGAGAGCAAG GATAAGCACCGGGACAGCACCCCATATGGGGAATACGGCAGCTGGTACAAGGCCTGCAAAGTAGACAG TCCCACGGTCAACACCACCCTGCGCAGCTTGGGGGCCCTGTACCGGCGCCAAGGCAAGCTAGAAGCCGCACACACGCTAGAGGACTGCGCCAGCCGTAGCCGCAAGCAGGTGGGGCTATATGTGTGGGGGCATAGCAGGGACCTCTGTGGCCCCCTGTGTGACCCACACAGGCCTGATGCTCCCACCCTCCCTCAGGGCCTGGACCCTGCCAGTCAGACCAAGGTGGTGGAGCTGCTGAAAGATGGCAGTGGGGGGCGCAGAGACCGCCGCAGCAGCCGAGACGTGGCTGGGGGGGCCAGGCCTCGGGCTGAGTCTGACCTGGAGGACCCAGGGCCCCCAGCTGAGTGGAGTGGG GACGGCAGCGGTTCCTTGCGGCGCAGTGGCTCCTTTGGGAAGCTCCGGGATGCCCTGAGGCGAAGCAGTGAGATGCTGGTAAAGAAGCTGCAGGGAGGTGGCCCCCAGGAGCCCCCTAACCCCAG GATGAAGCGGGCCAGCTCCCTCAACTTCCTCAACAAGAGTGCGGAGGAGCCAGTCCAG CCTGGAGGCATGGGCCTCTCTGACAGCCGCACCCTCAGCTCCAGCTCCATGGACCTCTCCCGGCGAAGCTCCCTCGTGGGCTAA
- the KLC2 gene encoding kinesin light chain 2 isoform X2, translating into MATATMVLPREEKLSQDEIVLGTKAVIQGLETLRGEHRALLAPLVAHEAGETEPGSQERCVLLRRSLEAIELGLGEAQVILALSSHLGAVESEKQKLRAQVRRLVQENQWLREELAGTQQKLQRSEQAVAQLEEEKQHLQFMSQIRKLDEDTSPSVSREEKGDVPKDSLDDLFPNEDEQGPAPSPGGGDVAAQHGGYEIPARLRTLHNLVIQYASQGRYEVAVPLCKQALEDLEKTSGHDHPDVATMLNILALVYRDQNKYKEAAHLLNDALAIREKTLGKDHPAVAATLNNLAVLYGKRGKYKEAEPLCKRALEIREKVLGKFHPDVAKQLSNLALLCQNQGKAEEVEYYYRRALEIYATRLGPDDPNVAKTKNNLASCYLKQGKYQDAETLYKEILTRAHEKEFGSVNGDNKPIWMHAEEREESKDKHRDSTPYGEYGSWYKACKVDSPTVNTTLRSLGALYRRQGKLEAAHTLEDCASRSRKQGLDPASQTKVVELLKDGSGGRRDRRSSRDVAGGARPRAESDLEDPGPPAEWSGDGSGSLRRSGSFGKLRDALRRSSEMLVKKLQGGGPQEPPNPRMKRASSLNFLNKSAEEPVQPGGMGLSDSRTLSSSSMDLSRRSSLVG; encoded by the exons ATGGCCACGGCCACGATGGTGCTTCCACGGGAGGAGAAGCTGAGCCAGGACGAGATTGTGCTGGGCACCAAGGCCGTTATCCAGGGGCTGGAGACTCTGCGCGGGGAGCATCGTGCCCTGCTCGCCCCCCTAGTCGCGCACGAGGCCGGTGAGACCGAGCCGGGCTCTCAGGAGCGCTGTGTCCTCCTGCGTCGCTCTCTGGAAGCCATagagctggggctgggggaggcCCAG GTGATCCTGGCACTGTCAAGCCACCTGGGGGCTGTAGAGTCGGAGAAGCAGAAACTGCGGGCTCAGGTGCGGCGCCTGGTGCAGGAGAACCAATGGCTGCGCGAGGAGCTGGCGGGGACGCAGCAGAAGCTGCAGCGCAGCGAGCAGGCTGTGGCCCAGCTTGAGGAGGAGAAGCAGCACCTGCAGTTCATGAGCCAAATCCGCAAGTTGGATGAGGACACCTCCCCCAGCGTGAGCCGG gaggagaagggggaTGTCCCCAAAGACTCTCTGGATGACCTGTTTCCCAATGAGGACGAGCAGGGCCCAG CCCCCAGCCCTGGCGGAGGGGATGTGGCCGCCCAGCATGGAGGCTATGAAATCCCGGCCCGGCTCCGCACCCTGCACAACCTGGTGATCCAGTACGCGTCGCAGGGCCGCTATGAGGTGGCCGTGCCACTCTGTAAGCAGGCACTCGAGGACCTAGAAAAGACGTCGGGCCATGACCACCCCGATGTGGCCACCATGCTGAACATCCTGGCACTGGTGTATCG GGATCAGAACAAGTACAAAGAGGCCGCCCATCTGCTCAACGACGCCCTGGCCATCCGAGAGAAGACGCTAGGCAAGGACCACCCAGCT GTGGCCGCAACACTGAACAACCTGGCAGTTCTGTATGGCAAGCGGGGCAAGTACAAGGAGGCAGAGCCACTGTGCAAGCGGGCACTGGAGATCCGGGAGAAG GTCCTGGGCAAGTTCCACCCCGATGTGGCCAAGCAGCTGAGCAACCTGGCTCTGCTGTGCCAGAACCAGGGCAAAGCCGAGGAAGTGGAGTACTACTACCGGCGGGCCCTAGAGATCTACGCCACCCGCCTTGGGCCCGACGACCCTAATGTGGCCAAGACCAAGAACAACCTG GCCTCCTGCTACCTAAAACAGGGCAAGTATCAGGACGCCGAGACCCTGTACAAGGAGATCCTCACACGCGCTCACGAGAAGGAGTTTGGCTCTGTCAATG GGGACAACAAGCCCATCTGGATGCATGCAGAGGAACGGGAGGAGAGCAAG GATAAGCACCGGGACAGCACCCCATATGGGGAATACGGCAGCTGGTACAAGGCCTGCAAAGTAGACAG TCCCACGGTCAACACCACCCTGCGCAGCTTGGGGGCCCTGTACCGGCGCCAAGGCAAGCTAGAAGCCGCACACACGCTAGAGGACTGCGCCAGCCGTAGCCGCAAGCAG GGCCTGGACCCTGCCAGTCAGACCAAGGTGGTGGAGCTGCTGAAAGATGGCAGTGGGGGGCGCAGAGACCGCCGCAGCAGCCGAGACGTGGCTGGGGGGGCCAGGCCTCGGGCTGAGTCTGACCTGGAGGACCCAGGGCCCCCAGCTGAGTGGAGTGGG GACGGCAGCGGTTCCTTGCGGCGCAGTGGCTCCTTTGGGAAGCTCCGGGATGCCCTGAGGCGAAGCAGTGAGATGCTGGTAAAGAAGCTGCAGGGAGGTGGCCCCCAGGAGCCCCCTAACCCCAG GATGAAGCGGGCCAGCTCCCTCAACTTCCTCAACAAGAGTGCGGAGGAGCCAGTCCAG CCTGGAGGCATGGGCCTCTCTGACAGCCGCACCCTCAGCTCCAGCTCCATGGACCTCTCCCGGCGAAGCTCCCTCGTGGGCTAA